Proteins encoded in a region of the Vitis riparia cultivar Riparia Gloire de Montpellier isolate 1030 chromosome 7, EGFV_Vit.rip_1.0, whole genome shotgun sequence genome:
- the LOC117919382 gene encoding ycf20-like protein encodes MACRMGGIMLQSTLSVPESESSDGSYITFTTCCTIQNWNNEPSFSGQISKLGMKSAPFPRKSFQTRRHGWKTAFALDTGGIPDNGGQENLNGNGPDLGQTRLGRIVSAGGRQLLAKLNSARKNFPMKVFLLLLGFYTANALATILGQTGDWDVLVAGVVVAAIEGIGMLVYKKSSSQSTGRLQSLVVMINYWKAGVCLGLFVDAFKLGS; translated from the exons ATGGCCTGTAGAATGGGAGGAATAATGTTGCAGTCAACTTTATCAGTACCGGAGAGTGAAAGCTCTGACGGTTCATATATCACTTTCACAACTTGTTGTACAATCCAGAACTGGAACAATGAACCAAGTTTCAGTGGACAAATCTCAAAGCTTGGGATGAAATCTGCTCCTTTTCCAAGAAAGAG TTTTCAGACGAGAAGACATGGTTGGAAAACGGCCTTTGCTCTAGACACAGGTGGAATTCCTGATAATGGCGGCCAAGAAAACCTCAATGGAAATGGCCCTGATCTTGGCCAGACTCGATTGGGCAGGATAGTGAGTGCAGGTGGCCGGCAGCTACTGGCAAAGCTGAATTCAGCTagaaaaaattttcccatgaaGGTCTTTCTCCTTTTGTTAGGCTTCTACACAGCAAATGCACTGGCTACAATTCTTGGACAGACAGGTGACTGGGATGTGCTGGTTGCAGGTGTTGTAGTTGCTGCCATTGAAGGGATTGGCATGCTTGTGTATAAAAAATCTTCGTCTCAGTCTACTGGGAGGCTTCAGTCTTTGGTGGTGATGATAAACTACTGGAAAGCTGGTGTTTGCTTAGGTCTATTTGTTGATGCTTTCAAGTTAGGTAGTTAA
- the LOC117918800 gene encoding putative metallophosphoesterase At3g03305, with protein MGVVILMLFCLTIHFAAFSEQIHARIERDSNTHLRRRVIDAKGGPESLIWVVQLSDLHFSVHHPDRALDFRALVGPALSMINPSLVLITGDLTDGKSKDLLTMKQDEEEWKEYQKVMEDVVKWSGLDKNIFYDLRGNHDNFGVPVAGGSFDFFSKYSINGQLGRSGKVNSVTLQTGGRKHLFVGIDSTMSIGLRGPTNLFGHPTDQLLTEIDSELSQWNSQSVEPVTKISFGHFPLSFSALSFSEKSLKDIFLKHSLSAYLCGHLHTRFGKNLKRHHRLGHHFFQPNIHPTPLESAKNCSSMAVPPVEEFWEWEMGDWRKSRAMRMVAIDSGFVSFLDIDFKSGAKKIIILPTFPLDSRLMSTSSSLHNYECHSIDPSSYETVRALVFSVSPIISVVVRIYDSEPGNLNMVMEAPMSKHDDNSSRGDLYTALWNFKAFEDPSPVRYWLQIEAIDIMGRSSLTELRPFSINGLSGKLSWTWTEFIVMGCQWASLYYPVLWACLFFIFSILILPKVLLTFTKGPYSYKSFCANKGFRSGIAWILVELCRLSVVWFGMLGYLFYLILFPWFSGQVFTDGGERKYMTYKGWVVKIFGESKKLEFIGSPDIMVVVLSHLCFVVLPSILVAAALAAEKGGYRVEFLSRSGKKEDDYGSENNHRSNRGMTKFCVDKRWIRKILLVVCLVICWKHLKNCRALMKAYEMNPFLHFPGYGFSVPLLLAYTIYKTRGVQ; from the exons ATGGGTGTTGTGATTCTGATGCTCTTTTGCCTTACCATACACTTTGCAGCGTTTTCTGAACAAATCCATGCAAGAATTGAACGAGATTCAAATACCCATTTGAGGAGGAGAGTCATTGATGCGAAGGGCGGGCCGGAATCCCTGATATGGGTGGTGCAGCTCTCTGATCTCCATTTCAGTGTGCACCATCCTGATAGAGCTCTTGACTTCAGGGCCTTGGTGGGTCCAGCTCTTTCCATGATCAACCCTTCTCTTGTTCTCATAACTGGTGATCTCACAG ATGGGAAAAGCAAGGATTTGTTAACAATGAAGCAAGATGAGGAGGAGTGGAAGGAATATCAAAAAGTGATGGAAGATGTTGTAAAATGGAGTGGACTAGACAAGAATATCTTTTATGATCTTAGAGGgaatcatgataattttggAGTGCCAGTTGCTGGTGgttcatttgatttcttctcaaAGTATAGCATCAATGGGCAATTGGGAAGAAGTGGGAAAGTCAATAGCGTCACTCTTCAG ACTGGTGGAAGGAAGCATCTCTTTGTTGGGATTGATAGTACAATGTCTATTGGTTTACGAGGCCCAACTAATCTTTTTGGGCATCCGACTGACCAACTATTGACTGAAATAGATTCTGAGCTCTCACAGTGGAATTCTCAATCAGTGGAACCAGTAACAAAGATTTCCTTTGGGCATTTTCCTCTTTCATTCTCAGCACTCTCATTTTCAGAGAAGAGCCTGAAAGACATTTTTCTCAAGCATTCCCTATCAGCTTATTTATGCGGGCATCTCCATACAAGATTTGGGAAGAATTTGAAGCGCCATCATCGACTGGGTCATCATTTCTTCCAACCAAATATTCATCCAACACCATTAGAAAGTGCCAAAAATTGTTCTAGCATGGCTGTACCACCAGTTGAAGAATTTTGGGAGTGGGAAATGGGTGACTGGAGAAAGAGTAGAGCCATGCGAATGGTGGCCATTGATAGTggttttgtttcatttcttgaTATTGACTTCAAGTCGGGAGCCAAAAAGATCATCATATTGCCCACATTTCCGCTTGATTCACGCCTCATGTCAACATCATCATCCCTCCACAACTACGAATGCCATTCTATTGATCCTTCATCTTACGAGACTGTAAGAGCTCTAGTGTTTTCAGTTTCTCCAATCATATCAGTTGTGGTTAGGATCTATGACTCAGAACCTGGAAATCTCAATATGGTGATGGAGGCACCTATGAGCAAGCATGATGATAACTCCTCCAGGGGAGATCTTTATACTGCTTTGTGGAATTTTAAAGCCTTCGAGGACCCATCCCCTGTTAGGTATTGGCTGCAAATTGAAGCAATTGACATCATGGGAAGGTCAAGTTTAACTGAACTGAGGCCATTCTCTATAAATGGTCTTAGTGGTAAGCTCTCATGGACATGGACGGAGTTCATAGTCATGGGTTGTCAATGGGCGTCATTGTATTACCCAGTACTCTGGGCTTGtcttttcttcatcttctccaTTCTTATTCTTCCAAAAGTTCTTCTCACTTTCACAAAGGGTCCATACTCGTATAAGAGTTTCTGTGCCAATAAAGGCTTCAGAAGTGGTATAGCATGGATTCTAGTAGAGCTCTGCAGGCTATCTGTTGTATGGTTTGGTATGTTAGGTTATTTGTTCTACCTCATATTGTTCCCTTGGTTCTCTGGGCAAGTTTTCACTGATGGCGGGGAAAGGAAATACATGACCTATAAGGGCTGGGTGGTGAAAATTTTTGGTGAGAGTAAAAAACTAGAATTTATTGGATCACCTGACATAATGGTGGTTGTTCTTTCCCATCTCTGTTTTGTGGTTTTGCCATCTATTTTGGTGGCAGCCGCATTGGCTGCTGAAAAGGGGGGGTACAGAGTGGAGTTTCTCTCACGTTCAGGCAAGAAAGAAGACGATTATGGTTCAGAGAACAATCACAGGAGCAATAGAGGAATGACAAAGTTCTGTGTTGACAAACGGTGGATAAGGAAAATTCTCTTGGTGGTTTGTTTGGTGATTTGTTGGAAGCATTTGAAG AACTGCAGAGCTCTTATGAAAGCTTATGAGATGAACCCATTTCTTCATTTCCCAGGATACGGCTTCTCAGTCCCACTATTGTTGGCTTATACCATCTACAAGACGAGGGGAGTCCAATGA